The Pseudomonas sp. MH9.2 genomic interval AACGCCATCTCGTTGGAGTCGACGTCATGGTAAGAACCATCGAACACAGTAGCCTTCAGGCCGATCAGCGGATAGCCGGCAACAACGCCGTTCTTCATCTGCTCTTCGATACCCTTCTGGATAGCCGGGATGAATTCCTTAGGAACCACACCACCCACTACTTCGTTCACGAATTGCAGACCTTCCTGACCTTCGTCAGCAGGAGCAAAACGAATCCAGCAGTGGCCGAACTGACCACGACCGCCGGACTGGCGAACGAACTTGCCTTCGATCTCACAGGCCTTCGTGATTTTTTCACGATAGGAAACCTGTGGCTTACCGATGTTGGCTTCGACGTTGAACTCACGGCGCATCCGGTCTACCAGGATGTCCAGGTGCAACTCGCCCATGCCAGAGATGATCGTTTGACCAGTCTCTTCATCAGTTTTGACGCGGAAAGATGGATCTTCCTGAGCAAGTTTGCCCAGAGCGATACCCATTTTTTCCTGGTCATCCTTAGTCTTTGGCTCAACGGCAACCGAAATAACGGGTTCCGGGAAGTCCATACGAACGAGGATGATCGGCTTGTCGCTCGAGCAAAGGGTGTCACCGGTGGTGACGTCCTTCATACCAATCAAGGCCGCGATGTCACCAGCGCGTACTTCCTTGATCTCTTCACGAGTGTTCGCATGCATTTGCACCATACGACCAACGCGCTCTTTCTTGCCCTTGACCGAGTTGATCACGCCGTCGCCGGAGCTCAACACGCCCGAGTAAACGCGCACGAAAGTCAGAGTACCCACGAATGGGTCGGTAGCAATTTTGAAAGCCAGAGCCGAGAACGGTTCGTCGTCGTTTGCATGACGTTCCATAGCGACTTCTTCGTCATCCGGGTCAGAACCCTTGATGGCTGGAATGTCAGCTGGAGCCGGCAGGAAATCGATAACGGCGTCTAGAACCAGGGGAACGCCCTTGTTCTTGAACGAAGAACCGCAGACAGCAAGAACGATCTCACCAGCGATAGTACGCTGACGCAGAGCAGACTTGATCTCTTCGATGGTGAGCTCTTCACCTTCGAGGTACTTGTTCATCAACTCTTCAGTGGCTTCGGCCGCAGCCTCTACCATGTTGCCGCGCCACTCTTCAGCCAGCTCAAGCATGTCCGCCGGAATTGCTTCGCGGCGTGGAGCCATGCCCTTGTCAGCATCATCCCAGTAGACCGCTTCCATGTTGATCAGATCGATCTGACCCTGGAAGTTATCTTCAGCGCCAATAGCGAGCTGAATAGGGACTGGAGTGTGACCCAGGCGCTGCTTGATCTGAGCGACAA includes:
- the fusA gene encoding elongation factor G; translated protein: MARTTPINRYRNIGIVAHVDAGKTTTTERVLFYTGVNHKMGEVHDGAATMDWMVQEQERGITITSAATTAFWSGSAKQFDKYRFNIIDTPGHVDFTIEVERSLRVLDGAVVVFCGTSGVEPQSETVWRQANKYGVPRLVYVNKMDRAGANFLRVVAQIKQRLGHTPVPIQLAIGAEDNFQGQIDLINMEAVYWDDADKGMAPRREAIPADMLELAEEWRGNMVEAAAEATEELMNKYLEGEELTIEEIKSALRQRTIAGEIVLAVCGSSFKNKGVPLVLDAVIDFLPAPADIPAIKGSDPDDEEVAMERHANDDEPFSALAFKIATDPFVGTLTFVRVYSGVLSSGDGVINSVKGKKERVGRMVQMHANTREEIKEVRAGDIAALIGMKDVTTGDTLCSSDKPIILVRMDFPEPVISVAVEPKTKDDQEKMGIALGKLAQEDPSFRVKTDEETGQTIISGMGELHLDILVDRMRREFNVEANIGKPQVSYREKITKACEIEGKFVRQSGGRGQFGHCWIRFAPADEGQEGLQFVNEVVGGVVPKEFIPAIQKGIEEQMKNGVVAGYPLIGLKATVFDGSYHDVDSNEMAFKVAASMATKQLATKGGGVLLEPVMAVEVVTPEDYMGDVMGDLNRRRGMILGMEDTVSGKVIRAEVPLGEMFGYATDVRSMSQGRASYSMEFKKYDVAPAHIVEAVTKKQG